In one window of Psychrobacter sp. P2G3 DNA:
- a CDS encoding IS1595 family transposase, protein MRKSRLSWYKQTKLIELFVAGSTARTAASLVGVNKTTASYYFHRLRLLIYENSQEPGLLEGEIEVDESYFGGRRKGKRGRGAGNKVPVFGLLKRNGSVYACIIPNARADTLIPIIREKVKPDSIVYTDSFRSYNALDVSEFTHYRINHSKEFVQDSNHINGIENFWSQAKRHMRKYNGIPKEHFHLFLKECEWRFNYSDPKRQLRQLKQWVKKELN, encoded by the coding sequence ATGAGAAAGAGTAGATTAAGTTGGTACAAACAAACTAAGCTTATCGAACTATTTGTTGCCGGTTCTACCGCAAGAACAGCAGCAAGCTTAGTGGGTGTTAATAAAACAACAGCCAGCTATTACTTTCACAGGCTAAGACTACTGATTTATGAAAATAGTCAGGAACCTGGCCTTCTAGAAGGCGAAATAGAAGTTGATGAGAGCTACTTTGGCGGCAGACGCAAAGGCAAACGTGGTCGCGGTGCTGGTAACAAAGTTCCTGTTTTTGGACTGCTTAAGCGCAATGGTAGCGTCTATGCTTGTATCATCCCTAATGCCAGAGCTGATACCTTAATCCCTATTATAAGAGAGAAAGTAAAGCCTGATAGTATCGTTTACACAGACTCCTTTAGAAGTTACAACGCACTTGATGTCAGTGAGTTTACCCATTACCGCATTAACCATTCAAAAGAGTTTGTACAAGACAGTAATCATATTAACGGAATAGAGAACTTTTGGAGTCAAGCAAAGCGTCATATGCGTAAATATAATGGCATCCCAAAAGAGCATTTCCATCTGTTTTTAAAGGAATGTGAGTGGCGTTTTAACTACAGTGATCCGAAACGTCAATTACGTCAGCTAAAACAATGGGTTAAAAAGGAACTGAACTAG
- the dnaB gene encoding replicative DNA helicase: protein MADTSKTDDLLNQQPPHNIDIEKALLASLMSIEEAYDKIADIVTKDDFYAGRHQHIFDAIAHLAAVNEPYDTVMVHDWLEAQKLLKTAGGDSYLADILSQSPATLFNLTAYAQRVRELSTLRQLITTGNDMLTLAYNPKDQTVSDILDNVEAKIFSINEQHNKRAEQRGPVGITSVLTNVIDKIQELKSNPDGMIGLQTPFAELNNKTQGLQAGDLVIVAARPSMGKTTFAMNLAEGVLFNEDLPVVVFSMEMPAESIVMRLLSSWGAINQTHLRSGQMNEDEWAKMMNAIQHLQSKHLYIDDSTALPPSELRSRCRRIAKNHDGKLGAIIVDYLQLMKVPGLDGNRVGEISEISRSLKALARELECPVIALSQLNRSLENRPNKRPIMSDLRESGAIEQDADLIMFIYRDEVYNENSDHKGVAEIIIGKQRNGPIGTIRLGFEGQFTRFINLTPEYYQGVTFDDE from the coding sequence ATGGCAGACACTAGCAAAACTGACGACCTACTCAATCAGCAGCCCCCGCACAATATAGATATTGAAAAGGCGCTACTGGCTTCTTTGATGAGTATCGAAGAGGCATATGACAAGATTGCAGATATCGTCACCAAAGACGACTTCTATGCGGGACGTCATCAACACATATTTGATGCTATCGCTCACTTGGCAGCGGTTAACGAACCCTACGATACTGTCATGGTACATGATTGGCTAGAGGCGCAAAAACTGCTCAAAACCGCTGGCGGCGACAGCTACTTGGCAGATATTTTGAGTCAAAGCCCTGCAACTTTATTTAACCTGACCGCCTACGCTCAGCGTGTACGAGAATTATCAACCCTACGCCAGCTGATTACCACTGGCAACGATATGCTGACCCTTGCTTATAATCCTAAAGATCAAACGGTCAGCGATATTTTAGATAACGTTGAGGCCAAGATATTTAGCATCAACGAGCAACACAATAAGCGTGCTGAGCAGCGCGGCCCTGTCGGTATTACCTCAGTATTGACCAACGTAATTGATAAAATTCAGGAGCTCAAATCAAATCCTGACGGTATGATCGGCTTACAGACACCATTTGCTGAGCTGAATAATAAAACCCAAGGTCTACAAGCAGGCGATTTAGTGATTGTCGCCGCACGTCCTTCTATGGGTAAGACTACTTTTGCTATGAACTTAGCAGAAGGCGTGTTGTTTAATGAAGATTTGCCTGTCGTTGTGTTTTCTATGGAGATGCCAGCAGAATCTATTGTGATGCGTCTACTATCTTCTTGGGGCGCCATTAATCAGACTCATTTGCGTTCAGGACAAATGAATGAAGATGAGTGGGCAAAAATGATGAACGCGATTCAGCATTTGCAGTCTAAGCATTTATACATTGATGATAGTACTGCATTGCCACCATCAGAGCTGCGCTCACGCTGTCGCCGTATCGCTAAAAACCATGATGGCAAGCTTGGCGCTATCATTGTCGATTATTTACAGTTGATGAAAGTCCCTGGCCTCGATGGTAACCGTGTTGGAGAAATCTCGGAAATCTCTCGTAGTCTAAAAGCTCTAGCACGTGAGCTTGAATGTCCAGTCATTGCCCTATCGCAGCTGAACCGAAGCTTGGAAAACCGACCTAACAAGCGTCCAATCATGTCAGATTTACGTGAGTCCGGTGCAATTGAGCAGGATGCCGATTTGATTATGTTTATCTATCGTGATGAGGTTTATAATGAAAACTCAGACCATAAAGGGGTGGCTGAAATCATTATCGGTAAGCAGCGTAACGGTCCTATCGGTACCATACGTTTAGGTTTTGAAGGTCAATTTACCCGCTTTATCAACCTGACGCCTGAGTACTATCAAGGTGTGACTTTTGACGATGAATGA
- a CDS encoding excalibur calcium-binding domain-containing protein produces MIVVLLTLAIIGYKILQPKNFTSNPIPNIANDTSTGVAFTSDDLDDITPTYVDSDPNSTSTSAVSPVLTSQPAAPSFSCDGRKHCSQMTSCAEATYFTNNCLDTKMDGNNDGIPCEKQWCN; encoded by the coding sequence ATGATCGTTGTATTGTTGACTTTAGCAATTATAGGTTACAAAATCCTTCAACCCAAAAATTTCACGAGTAATCCTATACCTAATATTGCGAATGACACATCAACTGGAGTTGCTTTCACATCTGATGACCTTGATGATATAACGCCAACCTACGTTGACTCTGATCCAAATTCAACATCAACCTCTGCAGTAAGTCCTGTATTAACGTCACAGCCAGCAGCGCCAAGCTTCTCATGCGATGGCAGAAAGCATTGCTCTCAGATGACCTCGTGTGCAGAAGCCACTTATTTCACAAATAACTGCCTAGATACGAAAATGGACGGTAACAACGATGGTATACCGTGTGAAAAACAATGGTGTAACTGA
- a CDS encoding lantibiotic ABC transporter permease yields MLLRFIARHSTLIMPVCAIVGFVFPNLSNTVLVYLPQILFFLMFFTLLGIDQYALLKRIATSYVWVFALLQSGGMSLVLIVTAYALGVRGDWLLAIAGLGATAPLFGSGALVNAVGFDAQLATAKTIAATFVMPCTLLGVLWLLGDDNAHIDVGIYVNRLLVYIVMPIVLAVAVRRFVSPPILSRYYPKIAQFNILLLMLFPLGLMAGFRTTFDHNPWQALSLLVLSSALALVFYFTAYIIYRRFGYENAIIAALVCGGRNVLLAYTITAPFMGTVFLPLLGAFQLPAFCLPLLGKYMAKRHTTRPMDVKSVF; encoded by the coding sequence ATGCTTCTTCGTTTTATTGCGCGCCATAGCACATTAATTATGCCAGTTTGTGCAATTGTGGGCTTTGTTTTTCCAAACTTATCCAATACAGTATTGGTATATTTACCCCAAATATTGTTCTTCTTGATGTTTTTTACTTTACTAGGCATTGACCAATATGCGCTTTTAAAGCGTATAGCGACAAGCTATGTATGGGTTTTTGCCTTGTTACAAAGCGGGGGTATGAGTCTGGTTTTAATAGTAACTGCTTATGCACTCGGTGTACGTGGCGATTGGCTATTGGCGATTGCAGGTCTTGGTGCCACTGCCCCATTGTTCGGTAGTGGTGCGTTGGTCAATGCGGTGGGATTTGATGCACAACTGGCGACGGCAAAAACTATCGCTGCTACGTTCGTTATGCCATGTACATTATTAGGCGTATTGTGGCTATTAGGCGATGACAATGCGCATATAGACGTTGGCATATATGTTAATCGCTTGTTAGTTTATATTGTTATGCCAATAGTGCTAGCTGTGGCGGTGCGTCGGTTCGTTTCACCGCCTATTTTGTCGCGTTATTATCCCAAAATTGCACAGTTTAATATTTTACTCCTGATGTTATTTCCACTGGGACTGATGGCAGGGTTTCGTACTACCTTTGATCATAATCCGTGGCAAGCGTTGTCATTACTGGTGCTAAGTTCTGCATTGGCATTGGTGTTTTATTTTACCGCTTATATAATATATCGGCGTTTTGGCTATGAAAATGCCATTATCGCTGCGTTGGTGTGTGGTGGACGCAATGTATTACTTGCTTACACCATAACTGCACCCTTCATGGGTACGGTGTTTTTACCGTTACTGGGTGCTTTTCAATTACCAGCATTTTGCTTACCCTTACTGGGCAAATATATGGCAAAACGCCATACGACTCGACCTATGGATGTAAAATCAGTTTTCTGA
- the ilvA gene encoding threonine ammonia-lyase, biosynthetic, whose amino-acid sequence MLSHWVRAILQATVYDVAIQTPLEAAPKLTQRFTNDIRLKREDLQPVKSFKLRGAYNRISQLNDEQKARGVICASAGNHAQGVAYSARTLNLKNIIVMPTTTPDIKVDAVRALGGNVDLHGDSFDEANRYAINRAETEGLTFIPPYDDELVIAGQGTIGLELTQQWRNMDYVFVAVGGGGLISGVAAFLGEVAPHVKVIAVEAEQSACLKAALETGERVKLEQVGLFVDGVAVAQIGELPFDVVRTQKSDNSGPIVEPEVVTCTNDEVCAAIKDIFEENRSIVEPAGALSVAGMKKYIEANDLQGKNCVGIICGANMNFDRLRYIAERTEIGEKKEAIFGVTIPEQTGAFLNFCRSLHGRNITEFNYRADSKKSPDSMEPASIFVGIALKEGDKERQTISNQLAADGYTAHDLTDDDIAKSHIRHLIGGHAHVENEQLLKITFPERPGALLTFLEKLGDDFNITLFHYRNHGAAEGRVLVGLQASESNSRQLQDALLDIGYDCTMLNDNIGYQLFLK is encoded by the coding sequence ATGCTATCACATTGGGTACGAGCCATCTTGCAAGCCACTGTCTATGACGTTGCTATTCAAACGCCACTTGAGGCCGCACCTAAGCTGACCCAGCGTTTTACCAATGATATTCGACTTAAGCGCGAAGACCTGCAACCAGTCAAATCTTTTAAATTGCGTGGTGCTTATAACCGTATTAGCCAACTGAATGATGAGCAAAAAGCGCGCGGAGTGATTTGTGCTTCAGCGGGCAACCATGCGCAAGGGGTTGCTTACTCTGCCCGTACCCTTAATCTTAAAAACATTATAGTAATGCCCACGACGACACCTGACATTAAAGTTGATGCCGTTAGAGCGCTTGGTGGTAATGTCGACTTACATGGTGACAGCTTTGATGAAGCCAATCGCTATGCCATCAATCGTGCTGAGACTGAGGGCTTAACCTTTATCCCACCTTACGATGACGAATTGGTCATTGCTGGACAAGGCACCATCGGACTTGAGCTAACCCAGCAATGGCGCAATATGGATTATGTCTTCGTTGCGGTTGGCGGTGGCGGTTTGATTTCAGGCGTCGCGGCATTCTTGGGTGAAGTGGCTCCGCATGTCAAAGTCATCGCTGTAGAAGCCGAACAATCAGCCTGCCTAAAAGCGGCGCTTGAGACCGGTGAGCGAGTCAAACTTGAGCAAGTAGGATTATTCGTCGATGGTGTGGCAGTCGCCCAAATTGGTGAGCTACCTTTTGACGTCGTACGTACGCAAAAAAGCGATAATTCAGGGCCAATTGTTGAGCCTGAGGTCGTGACCTGTACCAATGATGAAGTCTGCGCGGCTATCAAAGATATCTTTGAAGAAAATCGTAGTATCGTTGAACCTGCTGGCGCATTGTCAGTCGCTGGTATGAAAAAATATATTGAAGCTAATGATTTACAAGGTAAAAACTGCGTCGGCATCATTTGCGGTGCCAATATGAACTTTGACCGCCTACGTTATATCGCTGAGCGTACTGAAATCGGTGAGAAAAAAGAAGCCATCTTTGGCGTGACTATTCCTGAGCAGACCGGTGCGTTCTTAAATTTTTGCCGCAGCCTGCATGGACGTAATATCACTGAGTTCAATTACCGTGCTGATAGCAAAAAGTCGCCAGACTCTATGGAGCCTGCGTCAATCTTTGTCGGTATTGCGCTAAAAGAAGGTGATAAAGAACGTCAAACGATTAGTAACCAATTAGCAGCTGATGGCTATACGGCGCATGACTTAACTGATGATGATATCGCTAAATCACATATTCGTCATTTAATTGGTGGACATGCTCATGTCGAAAACGAGCAATTATTAAAAATCACCTTTCCTGAGCGCCCAGGTGCACTGCTAACGTTTTTAGAAAAACTGGGCGATGATTTTAACATTACGCTTTTCCATTATCGCAATCACGGTGCTGCTGAAGGTCGAGTGTTGGTTGGTCTGCAAGCCTCTGAGAGTAATTCACGTCAATTACAAGACGCCCTACTTGATATTGGCTATGACTGCACCATGCTAAATGACAATATTGGCTATCAGTTATTTTTAAAATAA
- the argF gene encoding ornithine carbamoyltransferase encodes MSLRHFLTLSDLTKQELENLIKRASELRKMQHAGEIYQPFVGRTLGMIFEKSSTRTRISFETGMGQFGGSAIFLSPNDTQLGRGEPLEDSARVISSMVDIIMIRTFGHEKVETFAKYSSVPIINALTDEFHPCQLLADMQTYYEHRGSIENKIVTWVGDGNNMCSSFMQAANQFGFELRVAAPYGFEPDPKLMERFSHCVSLVENVQDAAKDSNLIVTDVWASMGQESEQNTRARRFAPYQVTPSLLDKADPDVVFMHCLPAHRGEEISHDMLDDPRSVVWDEAENRLHAQKALMEFLLKDKIKLPA; translated from the coding sequence ATGAGTTTGCGCCATTTTTTGACCTTATCTGATTTAACCAAACAAGAACTAGAAAATCTTATCAAACGCGCCAGCGAATTGCGCAAGATGCAACACGCAGGCGAGATATATCAGCCGTTTGTTGGTCGTACGCTTGGCATGATCTTTGAGAAGTCATCCACCCGTACACGCATCTCTTTTGAGACTGGTATGGGACAGTTTGGTGGTAGTGCTATTTTTTTATCACCAAATGATACGCAACTTGGTCGCGGCGAGCCGTTAGAAGACTCAGCTCGCGTTATCTCCAGCATGGTCGACATTATTATGATTCGTACCTTTGGCCACGAAAAGGTCGAGACCTTTGCTAAGTATTCAAGTGTGCCAATTATTAATGCCTTAACTGATGAATTCCATCCTTGCCAGCTGCTTGCTGATATGCAAACTTACTACGAGCATCGCGGCAGTATTGAAAACAAAATCGTGACGTGGGTGGGTGATGGCAACAACATGTGCTCATCATTTATGCAAGCAGCCAATCAGTTTGGTTTTGAGCTACGTGTAGCGGCTCCTTATGGCTTTGAGCCTGACCCAAAACTGATGGAACGCTTCTCGCATTGTGTCAGTCTCGTTGAAAACGTACAAGACGCTGCCAAAGACTCTAATCTCATTGTCACCGACGTATGGGCAAGTATGGGACAAGAGTCAGAGCAAAATACCCGTGCGCGTCGTTTTGCGCCTTATCAAGTGACGCCATCGCTATTAGATAAAGCAGATCCTGACGTCGTCTTTATGCACTGTCTACCTGCCCATCGCGGCGAAGAAATCTCTCATGATATGCTAGATGATCCACGCTCTGTCGTGTGGGATGAAGCAGAAAACCGCTTACACGCACAAAAAGCTTTGATGGAATTTTTATTAAAAGACAAGATTAAGCTACCTGCATAG
- a CDS encoding symmetrical bis(5'-nucleosyl)-tetraphosphatase, translating to MSFRHQYVIGDLQGCYAAYQKLLETLDFDPTQDKLWFAGDLVARGEDSLNTLRHVKALCEQGAAATVLGNHDLNLLAVWRGATKIRKKDKTAPIFAAEDSEELLQWLRRQPILAYPDERTVLVHAGIPPHWTIDVAAQYAQQLEAQLKGSLQQLDRLLPHLYSKNADDWHDNINGFTKMRAISNYFTRMRLCKQDGTLEFSFTSSLDQHMPDDFMPWFEWQVPRARKILFGHWAALKGEVDLPHARALDGGCVWGNSLLAYRLSDGKVITSNEQCPNS from the coding sequence ATGAGTTTTCGCCACCAATATGTCATCGGTGATTTACAAGGTTGCTATGCTGCGTATCAAAAACTACTCGAGACCTTAGATTTTGATCCTACACAAGATAAATTATGGTTCGCGGGTGACTTAGTCGCACGTGGAGAGGATTCGTTAAATACTTTGCGCCATGTGAAAGCACTATGCGAGCAGGGTGCGGCGGCGACTGTCCTTGGTAACCATGATTTAAATTTACTTGCAGTATGGCGGGGCGCAACTAAGATTAGGAAAAAAGATAAAACCGCGCCGATTTTTGCCGCCGAGGACAGTGAAGAATTATTGCAGTGGTTAAGGCGTCAACCGATTCTAGCGTATCCTGATGAGCGCACAGTATTGGTACATGCAGGTATACCACCGCATTGGACGATCGATGTAGCTGCACAATATGCCCAGCAGTTAGAGGCGCAATTGAAAGGTAGTTTGCAACAACTGGATCGACTATTACCGCACTTGTATAGTAAGAACGCTGATGATTGGCATGATAATATTAATGGCTTTACCAAGATGCGTGCAATATCTAATTATTTTACCCGTATGCGCTTGTGCAAGCAGGATGGGACGCTTGAATTTAGTTTTACTTCTAGTCTAGATCAGCATATGCCTGATGATTTTATGCCATGGTTTGAATGGCAAGTACCACGTGCTCGCAAAATATTATTTGGTCATTGGGCAGCCTTAAAGGGTGAAGTGGACTTGCCACATGCGCGCGCGCTTGATGGTGGCTGTGTTTGGGGTAACTCTCTACTAGCTTACCGACTCAGTGATGGCAAAGTGATAACGTCAAATGAGCAGTGTCCGAACTCTTAA
- the rpiA gene encoding ribose-5-phosphate isomerase RpiA: MSDQQAQKQAAAKAALSYIEDDMILGVGTGSTVNCLIELLPTLRLAGAVASSQVTEDKLRALGIEIVDLNFAGQLDIYIDGADEVNAQLQLIKGGGGALTREKIVAAASNKFICMVDESKSVEILGRAFPVPIEVLPQARSYVARQLALLGGEPVYREDFVTDYGNVILDTYDLDVSNPIALEKELNNIVGVVCNGIFAANQADVLLKAGSNGVTTLTR; this comes from the coding sequence ATGAGCGATCAGCAAGCACAGAAACAAGCCGCAGCCAAAGCTGCTCTAAGCTATATCGAAGATGACATGATACTTGGGGTAGGGACGGGCAGTACGGTCAACTGTTTAATTGAGTTGTTGCCTACATTGAGGCTTGCTGGCGCCGTTGCTAGCTCACAAGTCACCGAAGATAAGCTTCGCGCGCTTGGTATCGAGATAGTTGATCTAAACTTTGCAGGTCAGCTTGACATCTACATTGATGGTGCTGACGAAGTTAACGCGCAGTTGCAATTAATTAAGGGCGGCGGCGGCGCACTCACTCGTGAAAAAATCGTCGCAGCGGCGTCTAACAAGTTTATATGCATGGTTGATGAGAGTAAAAGTGTCGAGATACTAGGACGCGCGTTCCCAGTACCAATTGAAGTGTTGCCACAAGCACGCTCATACGTAGCTCGCCAGTTAGCCCTTCTAGGCGGTGAACCCGTTTACCGTGAAGACTTTGTCACAGATTATGGCAATGTGATCTTAGATACTTATGATTTGGATGTTAGTAATCCAATAGCGCTTGAGAAAGAGTTGAACAATATCGTAGGCGTGGTATGTAATGGTATTTTTGCCGCCAATCAAGCAGATGTACTGTTAAAGGCGGGTAGTAATGGGGTGACGACACTCACTCGTTAA
- a CDS encoding FMN-binding negative transcriptional regulator yields MHVPSNFAENNFDSIIDFIAVNPLATLVAQTNNGIEACHIPLFWHKAALVSVDAILF; encoded by the coding sequence ATGCATGTCCCTTCAAATTTTGCCGAAAACAATTTTGATAGTATTATCGATTTTATTGCGGTTAATCCGCTGGCAACCTTGGTCGCTCAAACCAATAATGGTATTGAAGCTTGTCACATACCATTGTTTTGGCATAAAGCCGCCCTAGTCTCCGTTGATGCTATCTTGTTTTAA
- the pdxA gene encoding 4-hydroxythreonine-4-phosphate dehydrogenase PdxA: MSQKQPLLITTGDPAGIGMDVVLLLAEAGKLQDFARPIWVTADAKAMQTRADQLIAAGVLKNCPTWQSVALTSSLITDIDSMDFNTANNAFLLLDIPCAEPVLAGRIDTKNAAMVAKQLEIAHQLAVSETVAAIVTGPLQKSALIDADIKLLDGTMFSGHTEFFMQQSGCEKVVMMLANQVMKVALVTTHLALRDVPAAITVDNVRQTVQIVLDDMQSKFGIANPCILVCGLNPHAGEGGHLGMEEIEIINPVLQEFIAAGVNVSEAMPADTLFTSRHLNKCDAVIAMYHDQGLPVLKSHGFGDTVNLTLGLPYIRTSVDHGTALDLAGGGGASATSLYQALVMANEMANKSLSR; the protein is encoded by the coding sequence ATGAGTCAAAAACAACCGTTATTAATCACTACAGGTGACCCTGCCGGTATCGGTATGGATGTAGTATTGTTATTAGCAGAAGCAGGGAAATTACAGGATTTTGCGCGGCCAATCTGGGTGACAGCCGATGCCAAAGCAATGCAAACGCGTGCAGACCAACTAATCGCTGCTGGTGTACTAAAAAACTGTCCTACTTGGCAGAGTGTCGCGCTCACTTCATCGTTAATAACTGATATTGATAGTATGGACTTTAATACGGCAAACAATGCATTTCTATTATTGGACATACCTTGTGCAGAGCCTGTGCTGGCAGGTCGTATTGACACTAAGAATGCAGCAATGGTTGCCAAACAATTGGAAATCGCTCATCAGCTTGCAGTGAGCGAAACCGTAGCCGCCATCGTCACTGGGCCCTTACAGAAGTCTGCGTTAATTGATGCAGATATTAAACTATTAGATGGCACTATGTTTAGCGGTCACACGGAATTTTTTATGCAGCAAAGTGGCTGTGAAAAAGTGGTAATGATGCTGGCCAATCAAGTGATGAAAGTTGCTTTAGTTACGACTCATCTAGCTTTAAGAGATGTACCTGCTGCTATCACTGTAGATAATGTTCGCCAAACCGTGCAAATCGTACTTGATGATATGCAGTCGAAGTTTGGCATAGCAAATCCGTGTATATTAGTTTGCGGTCTTAATCCGCATGCAGGTGAAGGTGGACATTTAGGCATGGAAGAAATTGAGATTATCAACCCCGTACTGCAAGAGTTTATTGCCGCTGGCGTAAACGTATCAGAAGCGATGCCAGCCGATACGTTATTCACCTCTAGGCATTTAAATAAATGTGACGCGGTGATTGCAATGTATCATGACCAAGGACTTCCTGTGCTAAAATCGCACGGCTTTGGTGATACGGTTAACCTAACCTTAGGATTGCCTTATATTCGTACGTCAGTCGATCATGGCACAGCGCTTGATTTGGCAGGGGGCGGCGGTGCAAGTGCTACTAGCTTGTATCAGGCATTAGTTATGGCAAATGAGATGGCTAACAAGTCATTATCTAGATAG
- the alr gene encoding alanine racemase — protein sequence MRTATITINPAALTHNLNQVKKRAPNAKVLAMVKANAYGHGVAAVLPALQQADGIGVATFAEAMEARQLGWDKAIGLVEGVFSAKEWQQAIDNACSCVIHHAPQLDWALENVPAADSPARQVWLKYNTGMNRLGFNETTVVEAAQCLHDAGYQLILTTHFANADNRDHPLNAIQIQRFSEMLSYLQQQISPAIEGSLCNSAGIVNFSDNHFDWVRPGIMLYGSSPVIDQSANDLNLQPAMEFSAHIMAMQVVNAGDAIGYGSRWTAQQDTRTALVSIGYGDGYPRVISDDAYVCIIDAESDTSYPCPIRGRVAMDMIVIDLSAAPVDIALDSKVFLWGAMPHVDEVASHAGTIGYELLCRLSARPKRA from the coding sequence ATGCGCACTGCTACCATTACTATTAATCCTGCTGCTCTTACTCACAATTTGAATCAAGTCAAAAAACGCGCGCCCAATGCTAAAGTGCTGGCAATGGTAAAAGCCAACGCTTATGGTCATGGCGTGGCTGCCGTGTTGCCAGCATTGCAGCAAGCAGATGGTATTGGCGTTGCAACGTTTGCCGAAGCAATGGAGGCGCGGCAACTGGGCTGGGATAAAGCGATTGGTTTGGTTGAAGGGGTGTTTAGCGCCAAAGAGTGGCAGCAAGCTATCGATAACGCTTGCAGCTGTGTGATTCATCATGCACCGCAGTTAGACTGGGCTTTAGAGAACGTCCCAGCAGCTGACAGCCCAGCGCGTCAAGTTTGGCTAAAATATAATACTGGCATGAATCGTTTAGGCTTCAACGAAACGACGGTCGTAGAAGCAGCACAGTGCTTACACGATGCTGGTTACCAGCTTATTCTAACAACGCACTTTGCGAACGCTGATAATCGTGACCATCCGCTAAATGCCATTCAAATACAGCGCTTCTCTGAGATGTTGAGCTATTTGCAACAACAGATAAGCCCAGCTATTGAAGGCTCATTGTGTAATTCAGCAGGAATAGTAAATTTCTCTGATAACCATTTTGACTGGGTACGTCCAGGTATCATGTTATACGGTAGCTCACCTGTCATCGATCAATCAGCTAACGACTTAAACCTACAGCCTGCGATGGAATTTAGCGCCCATATTATGGCAATGCAAGTAGTTAATGCTGGTGATGCAATCGGCTATGGCAGCCGCTGGACTGCACAGCAAGATACGAGAACTGCTCTTGTTAGTATTGGCTACGGTGATGGTTATCCACGCGTCATCAGCGATGATGCTTACGTTTGTATTATCGATGCTGAAAGCGACACAAGCTATCCATGCCCTATCCGTGGGCGAGTTGCTATGGATATGATTGTCATTGACTTGAGCGCAGCTCCGGTAGATATCGCACTTGATAGCAAAGTCTTCCTGTGGGGCGCTATGCCGCACGTTGATGAAGTCGCCAGTCATGCAGGCACTATTGGCTATGAGCTACTATGTAGATTAAGCGCTCGTCCCAAACGTGCATAA
- the rsmA gene encoding 16S rRNA (adenine(1518)-N(6)/adenine(1519)-N(6))-dimethyltransferase RsmA, which translates to MSTNSFDANTLAASLRTAKHQPRKRFGQNFLHDSSIIRQIVDSIRLDRDDNLIEIGPGMGALTEPLLAEVDAMTVVELDRDLADSLRIRIGANSHPNFTIVKENAMNVDYREFYSTDRGKLRVVGNLPYNISTPILFHLLGYSDVIQDMHFMLQKEVVERITADVGSKTYGRLSVIMQYHCETDYLLTVPRGAFNPPPKVTSAVFRLTPHIDKPVVAEDEQYFAIVVRETFNHRRKTLRAIFKKSTLLPTLSEDDFAACGIDPQARPETLSVSDFVALSNQAKSVEE; encoded by the coding sequence ATGTCCACAAACTCGTTTGATGCTAATACATTAGCTGCTAGCTTGCGAACTGCCAAACACCAACCGCGTAAACGCTTTGGTCAAAACTTTTTACATGACAGCAGTATTATTCGCCAAATTGTTGATAGTATTCGTCTAGACCGCGATGACAACTTGATAGAAATTGGCCCTGGTATGGGTGCTTTGACTGAGCCTTTATTGGCAGAAGTTGATGCCATGACCGTGGTTGAGCTGGATCGTGATTTAGCAGATAGCTTACGCATTCGTATCGGCGCAAACAGCCATCCTAACTTTACGATTGTTAAAGAAAATGCCATGAATGTGGACTATCGTGAATTTTATAGCACCGATCGTGGCAAGCTACGTGTGGTGGGCAACCTGCCTTATAATATCTCAACGCCAATACTGTTTCATTTGCTTGGCTATTCTGATGTCATTCAAGACATGCATTTTATGCTGCAAAAAGAAGTGGTCGAGCGTATCACTGCTGATGTCGGTAGCAAAACTTATGGTCGTCTGTCAGTTATTATGCAATATCACTGCGAGACTGACTATCTGCTGACTGTTCCTAGAGGCGCGTTTAATCCACCGCCTAAAGTGACCAGTGCTGTGTTTCGTCTGACACCGCATATTGATAAACCAGTCGTCGCAGAGGATGAACAGTATTTTGCTATCGTGGTGCGTGAAACCTTTAACCATCGCCGCAAAACTTTACGTGCTATCTTCAAAAAATCAACGCTATTACCGACCTTGAGTGAAGATGACTTTGCAGCTTGTGGTATTGATCCTCAAGCACGTCCAGAAACACTCAGTGTGAGCGACTTTGTGGCGTTAAGTAATCAAGCCAAGAGTGTAGAAGAATAA